The Stratiformator vulcanicus genome has a segment encoding these proteins:
- a CDS encoding M20 family metallopeptidase — MTASDFARELIAFPSVSRASNVAVSEYVRDQLLELGFETEWVEYRDPAGVVKANVVARRGEGSGGWAYFAHTDVVPADDWGIDQHGPFEPTVSGERLYGRGSCDMKGSLACALASAAFTQSEKLRAPLYFVVTADEEVGFIGAEEVRNKSQLYRELVEAQPAAIIGEPTELQIVHAHKGSCLIRATARGEAAHSSSAAGRNANHDLIPFLQQMKQLHDETETDARWHDERFDPPTLSWNIGIRDHNHAINVKSPQSECLIYLRPIPGLDIAPLLERVREAGRESGVEIEIKSRGDGLSVAPDHPYIRELLELANGDRAQTVCYGTDGAIFGEDLERIAVCGPGSIAQAHTKDEWIALLQLDAGTELFANLITRYCINC; from the coding sequence ATGACGGCCTCGGACTTCGCGCGCGAATTGATTGCGTTTCCCAGCGTAAGTCGTGCGTCCAACGTCGCCGTTAGCGAGTATGTTCGGGATCAACTACTCGAACTGGGATTCGAGACCGAATGGGTCGAGTACCGAGACCCGGCGGGCGTCGTGAAGGCGAATGTCGTGGCACGCCGCGGCGAAGGGAGCGGGGGATGGGCTTATTTCGCCCATACCGATGTCGTTCCCGCCGATGACTGGGGCATCGATCAGCACGGCCCCTTCGAGCCGACCGTCTCTGGTGAACGCCTCTACGGGCGGGGAAGCTGCGACATGAAGGGGTCGCTCGCCTGCGCCCTCGCCTCGGCGGCGTTCACGCAATCGGAGAAGCTTCGCGCGCCGCTCTATTTCGTCGTCACGGCCGACGAAGAGGTCGGATTCATCGGCGCCGAAGAAGTCCGAAACAAATCGCAACTATATCGAGAGCTCGTCGAAGCGCAGCCGGCGGCAATCATCGGTGAGCCGACGGAGTTGCAGATTGTCCATGCCCACAAAGGCTCCTGCCTGATTCGAGCCACAGCCCGGGGGGAGGCGGCCCATTCGAGTTCGGCCGCCGGACGGAACGCGAATCACGATTTGATTCCCTTCCTGCAGCAGATGAAACAGCTGCACGACGAAACGGAGACTGACGCGCGGTGGCATGACGAGAGGTTCGACCCGCCGACGTTGAGTTGGAATATCGGCATTCGCGATCACAACCACGCGATCAACGTGAAATCTCCGCAGAGCGAGTGCCTGATCTACCTGCGACCGATTCCGGGTCTCGATATCGCTCCACTACTTGAGCGCGTCCGCGAGGCGGGTCGGGAGTCGGGAGTCGAGATCGAGATCAAATCGCGTGGCGATGGACTCAGCGTTGCGCCCGATCATCCTTACATCCGCGAGCTTCTGGAACTCGCCAACGGCGACCGTGCACAAACGGTTTGCTACGGGACGGACGGAGCCATCTTCGGCGAAGACCTGGAGCGGATCGCCGTCTGTGGCCCGGGCAGCATCGCGCAGGCTCACACGAAGGACGAATGGATCGCTCTGTTACAGCTTGATGCCGGAACCGAACTGTTTGCGAACCTCATCACGCGCTACTGCATCAATTGCTGA
- a CDS encoding 4Fe-4S binding protein — protein MREWWENLWSAVTTVAAGMAVTLRTMLRTYARRAHTEVYEYPEVPVPVKARYRGFHRFDLTTCIGCDKCAVACPVDCIYIEKSKSPAGKGFRVDGFLIDYSKCMFCALCVDPCPVDCIFMGANFDLSCYSRDGCVVDYAKLPLEIAWGRATLNPSAVAESKRIAEPVWIKGEPNPLEEAAAVEA, from the coding sequence ATGCGGGAGTGGTGGGAAAATCTCTGGTCGGCGGTGACGACAGTCGCGGCGGGCATGGCGGTGACGCTGCGGACGATGCTGCGGACCTACGCTCGTCGCGCTCACACCGAGGTCTACGAGTACCCGGAGGTTCCCGTGCCGGTGAAGGCTCGCTATCGCGGGTTTCACCGATTTGACCTCACGACCTGCATCGGCTGCGACAAGTGCGCGGTCGCCTGCCCGGTCGACTGCATCTACATTGAGAAATCGAAGAGCCCCGCCGGCAAGGGCTTCCGAGTCGATGGATTTTTGATCGACTACTCGAAGTGCATGTTTTGCGCTCTTTGCGTCGACCCGTGCCCGGTCGACTGTATTTTTATGGGAGCTAATTTCGACCTGAGCTGCTACAGCCGTGACGGCTGCGTTGTCGATTACGCCAAGTTGCCGCTGGAGATTGCGTGGGGGCGTGCGACGCTGAATCCCTCCGCGGTCGCGGAGTCGAAACGAATCGCCGAACCGGTTTGGATCAAAGGTGAGCCGAATCCTCTCGAAGAAGCCGCCGCGGTCGAAGCGTGA
- a CDS encoding DUF2203 family protein yields the protein MSDKSSSHESMTLAGANRRLPLVRKIAADIVALSHDLADREDRLKILRRRGRKQSTGSFHSDELDSIEEIVQRDQKTLEHYVAELSEVGGELRDASLGIVEFRGDWPEHDGPVFFGWLHPNDEITYWRPERSKLTDRRSVFEDSVAGREEFGDADSPESNGNTDG from the coding sequence ATGTCCGACAAATCGTCGAGCCACGAATCAATGACATTGGCCGGTGCCAATCGCCGATTGCCATTGGTTCGTAAAATCGCAGCGGACATCGTCGCGCTCTCGCACGATCTGGCTGATCGCGAGGATCGTCTCAAAATCCTGCGTCGCCGGGGACGTAAGCAATCGACCGGCTCGTTTCACAGTGACGAGTTGGACTCCATTGAAGAGATCGTTCAACGGGACCAGAAGACGCTCGAACATTACGTCGCAGAGCTATCAGAGGTCGGAGGAGAACTCCGCGATGCGTCGCTTGGAATCGTCGAATTTCGGGGCGACTGGCCGGAACATGACGGTCCTGTCTTTTTCGGATGGTTGCACCCGAACGACGAGATCACCTATTGGCGGCCGGAACGGTCTAAGCTGACGGATCGTCGGTCGGTCTTTGAAGACAGCGTTGCCGGTCGCGAGGAATTTGGCGACGCAGACAGCCCGGAATCGAACGGGAACACGGATGGCTGA
- a CDS encoding NADH-quinone oxidoreductase subunit A → MADLVLHLLIFMAAAIIALLVPLTIGRFVRPTLPNREKQSIYECGEPTIGSNYLQFDLRFYVVALLFIVFDVEVAFFFPWATVFGPAVQLADERLPQAVATVEGEPTARAILSSELTGIPLGQLGEAELVDAATGLKLAWTAFADVAVFFAVLLVGFAYVWSRGDLDWVRTAADRVKNAAVDRRGVGYNREQSPANVETTPV, encoded by the coding sequence ATGGCTGATCTCGTCCTGCACCTGCTGATCTTTATGGCGGCGGCGATCATCGCGCTGCTCGTGCCGTTGACGATTGGTCGTTTCGTTCGGCCGACGTTGCCGAATCGCGAGAAACAATCGATCTACGAATGCGGCGAGCCGACGATCGGATCGAACTATCTGCAATTCGATCTCCGATTCTATGTCGTGGCCCTGCTATTCATCGTATTCGACGTCGAAGTGGCGTTCTTCTTCCCTTGGGCGACGGTCTTCGGTCCGGCTGTGCAATTGGCGGATGAGCGGCTGCCGCAGGCCGTGGCCACCGTCGAGGGAGAGCCAACTGCGCGGGCGATCCTCAGTTCGGAATTGACGGGTATTCCGCTTGGTCAATTGGGAGAAGCCGAACTGGTCGATGCCGCGACAGGATTAAAGCTTGCTTGGACGGCGTTCGCCGACGTGGCTGTGTTCTTCGCGGTTTTACTTGTCGGATTCGCTTACGTTTGGAGCCGTGGCGATCTCGACTGGGTCCGGACGGCAGCCGATCGCGTCAAGAATGCGGCCGTCGATCGAAGGGGGGTCGGCTACAATCGCGAGCAATCCCCTGCCAATGTCGAAACGACACCTGTTTGA
- a CDS encoding NADH-quinone oxidoreductase subunit C: MAIEEIFSTLQSKFGSDIVLKLATDAKDPWIEIAAERVVDVAFFLRDDQRYRFDHLNDLTAVDYCEPDEKKRSRFPFELHVAVVYHLTSYETRKSLVLKVLLPRWKDDTPGELPECPSVSSVWSIADWHEREVYDLVGVHFTDHPNLRRILTSEDWVGHPLRKDYEFPLEYHGIRCK, from the coding sequence ATGGCGATTGAGGAGATATTCAGCACGCTGCAGTCGAAGTTCGGCTCGGACATCGTGCTGAAGCTTGCGACCGACGCAAAAGATCCTTGGATCGAAATTGCAGCGGAACGCGTCGTCGACGTCGCGTTTTTTCTGCGAGATGACCAACGCTACCGGTTCGATCATCTCAACGATCTGACGGCCGTTGATTATTGCGAGCCGGATGAGAAAAAACGGTCGCGATTTCCGTTCGAATTACACGTCGCAGTCGTGTATCACCTGACGAGCTACGAGACGCGAAAGAGTCTCGTATTGAAGGTGCTGCTGCCCCGCTGGAAAGACGATACGCCGGGAGAGTTGCCGGAATGTCCCAGCGTCTCTTCTGTCTGGTCAATCGCCGACTGGCATGAGCGGGAAGTCTACGACCTTGTGGGAGTCCACTTCACGGATCACCCCAACCTCCGTCGCATTTTGACGTCGGAAGACTGGGTCGGGCATCCGCTCCGTAAAGACTACGAGTTTCCGCTCGAGTACCACGGAATTCGTTGCAAGTAG
- a CDS encoding NADH-quinone oxidoreductase subunit D: protein MPVHAEDPRVIEFDVRTDEMLINMGPQHPSTHGVLRLLLRTDGEVVHEVTPHIGYLHRCAEKIGENLSPAQWIPYTDRMDYLAAMNMNLGWSLCVEKLLEMQVPEKAMALRVVIAELGRVASHLVGMGAYGLDLGTFSPFLYAFRERDIILDLFEEACGARLTYSYLTIGGATHDLPREIEIPPGLAQLSGIKQGKKIQWVDAVRLFCDWMQPRIKEYHTLLTTNAIFIKRTAGLGVLSRDMAIDHGCTGPVLRGSGVDHDLRRDGESVYTRMYDGYDFKPNFAPYELMPSGVEIGDNWCRFYQRMLEVAQSLDLVRAALDRYEDADGEYRVPHKLMEKLPRDEAYLETECPRGQMGFYLIGDGSPVPLRTRAKSSSFCNLSVVGPLSVGCLVADIPAIVGSLDVVMGEIDR, encoded by the coding sequence ATGCCGGTACACGCTGAAGACCCTCGTGTGATCGAGTTCGACGTCCGCACGGACGAGATGCTCATCAATATGGGGCCGCAACATCCCAGTACGCACGGCGTACTGCGCTTACTGCTGCGCACCGACGGCGAAGTCGTGCATGAAGTCACGCCGCACATCGGTTACCTGCACCGCTGTGCTGAGAAGATCGGCGAGAATCTCTCGCCCGCGCAGTGGATTCCCTACACCGACCGGATGGACTATCTGGCCGCGATGAACATGAATCTCGGGTGGTCTCTGTGTGTCGAGAAATTGCTCGAAATGCAGGTGCCCGAGAAGGCGATGGCTCTGCGGGTCGTGATCGCCGAGTTGGGACGCGTCGCCAGTCACCTCGTCGGGATGGGAGCGTACGGGCTCGATCTCGGCACATTCAGTCCGTTCCTTTATGCCTTCCGCGAGCGGGACATCATCCTCGACCTGTTCGAAGAAGCGTGCGGCGCTCGGCTGACCTACAGCTACCTCACGATTGGCGGGGCGACGCATGACCTCCCGCGCGAGATCGAGATACCGCCCGGGCTGGCGCAACTAAGTGGTATTAAACAGGGCAAAAAAATCCAGTGGGTTGATGCCGTCCGACTGTTCTGCGATTGGATGCAGCCGCGGATTAAGGAGTATCACACGCTGCTGACGACAAACGCGATCTTCATCAAGAGAACGGCGGGACTCGGCGTTCTTTCGCGTGATATGGCGATTGACCACGGCTGCACCGGTCCGGTCCTTCGCGGCAGCGGTGTTGATCATGACCTCCGGCGCGACGGGGAGTCGGTCTACACCCGAATGTATGACGGATATGACTTCAAGCCGAACTTCGCGCCTTATGAACTCATGCCGTCGGGCGTCGAGATTGGTGACAATTGGTGCCGCTTCTATCAGCGGATGCTGGAAGTCGCACAGTCACTGGATTTGGTGCGGGCTGCGTTGGACCGTTACGAAGACGCGGATGGTGAGTACCGAGTTCCTCACAAACTGATGGAGAAGTTGCCACGCGACGAGGCCTATCTCGAGACCGAGTGCCCCCGCGGGCAGATGGGCTTCTATCTGATCGGCGACGGTTCGCCGGTGCCGCTCAGAACGCGAGCGAAGAGTTCCAGCTTCTGTAATCTGTCGGTCGTCGGCCCGCTCTCGGTGGGGTGCCTCGTTGCCGATATCCCCG